Genomic segment of Calditrichota bacterium:
GTGCCTGGTGTTTTGGCGGCAAACGCCAATATCAGCACTGAAAAAGCAGATGTGAAATTTATTCCTGACTCTGTTTCGCCGACGGATTTGATCAAAGCTGTTCAGGCAGTTGGCTATGACGCTGAAATTACTCAAATCGATGCTGATCAGCAGGACAGAGAGCAAAAAGAGCGCGAGCGCCATCTGAAAACTCTTTTTCGAAAAATGACTTTCAGTGCCGTTTTTTCAGTAATAATTTTGATTCTGTCAATAACTGATTTGTTTCCTTTTGCAAAATCAATTCCTGAACAATGGCGTTTTTTGATGTTGTTTTTATTAACAACGCCTGTTTTGCTTTTCTCCGGATCCCAGTTTTACGTGTCTGCGTGGAAAGCATTGAAGCACAAATCCGCCGACATGAATACTTTAATTGCCATGGGCACTGGGGCAGCATTTCTCTACTCAATGGTAGCGACATTTGTGCCTTCATTTTTGCCGGAAAACATGCGGCACGTCTATTTTGACACCACGGCGGTAATCATTACGTTGATTTTAGTGGGAAGGTTTTTAGAAGCCAGAGCCAAAGGGCAGACATCAGAAGCAATAAGAAAATTAATCGGGCTGCAAGCAAAAACGGCGCGGGTCATTCGTGATGGCAAAGAAATCGACTTACCTATCGAACAGGTCATCTCCGGCGACATTATTTTTGTCCGTCCGGGAGAAAAAATCCCTGTGGATGGCGTGATTTTGGAAGGCAGGTCTTCTGTGGACGAGTCTATGATTACCGGCGAATCGATGCCGGTTCATAAAAATATCGGCGACGAAGTGATTGGCGCAACCATCAACAAAACCGGTGCCTTCAAAATGAAAGCGACCAAAGTGGGCAAAGACACTCTGTTGTCGCAAATTATTAAATTGGTTCAGGAAGCCCAGGGTTCCAAGGCTCCGATTCAGCGGTTAGCAGATGTGATCGCCGGAATTTTCGTTCCGGTAGTCATTGCACTTGCCACGCTGGCATTTTTTATCTGGCTCATTTGGGGTCCCGCGCCTTCCTTGACTTACGCACTTGTTACTTTTGTCACCGTTCTCATTATCGCCTGCCCGTGTGCATTAGGGTTAGCGACTCCGACTTCAATAATGGTGGGAACCGGGAAAGGCGCAGAAAATGGTATTCTCATTAAAAACGCCGAAGCTCTGGAAATTGCCCACAAAACCCGCATCGTCGTGCTGGACAAAACCGGAACGATTACCGAAGGAAATCCCAGGGTGACGGATATTATTAAAACAGATCAATTGGACAAAGATGAAGTTTTAGCGCTGGCGGCATCGGTGGAAACCAATTCCGAGCACGCGTTGGCGGAAGCGATTGTCAAGGCCGCAAAAGCGAAGGAACTAAAATTAGCAGAGACTAAAAATTTCAACGCCATCCCCGGCATGGGCGTTGTTGCTGAAATCAACGGATCAAAAATTTTGCTGGGGAACGAAAAACTGATGCGCGAGCAGGGCTTATCGCCAGAGAAATATAGCGAAGCAATGAATGCGTTTTCGCAAACCGGCAAGACTGCCATTTTAGTCGCATTTGCTGACAAAATAGTTGGCATCATTGCCATTGCCGATGTAGTAAAAAGCGACTCGAAGGAAGCAATTCAAAAACTCCACGAATTGGGTCTGGAAGTGGTCATGCTCACCGGCGATAACGAAAAAACTGCTGCCGCAATTGCGCAACAAATGGACATTGACCGCTATTTTGCCGAAGTGATGCCTGGCGATAAAGCCAATTATGTAAAATCTTTGCAAGAAGAAGGAAAAATAGTCGCGATGGTCGGCGATGGAATAAATGACGCCCCGGCGCTGGCGCAGGCAGATATTGGCATTGCCATGGGCTCAGGCACAGACGTTGCCATCGAGTCCGGGGACATTACTTTGATGAAAAGCAGCCTGCACGATGTCGTCAAAGCGATCAAGTTGAGCAGAGCCACCATGCGCAATATCAAACAAAATTTGTTCGGTTCTTTCATTTACAATTCCCTGGGAATTCCAATCGCTGCGGGAACGCTTTATCCGGTTTTGGGAATTTTGTTGAGCCCGATAATTGCCGCGGCTGCCATGGCGGCAAGCAGCGTGACGGTGGTGACGAATGCACTGAGATTGCGGAGGGTGAAATTGTAATTTTCACAATTTAAACTGTTTTTTAGCACTCGACAAAGTCAAACCTCTTTTGCAAATCTCAAAAATTTCTTGTTTTTGATTCCAATTATCCTTAAATTAAAATTGTTTCATAATTGGGTCACCCGAATTTGCAACAAAAAATCGAAATGGAATCCTGACTTTTCAGTAAATCCCGTCAAAAAAAGAATTGGGATAAACTTCTGAAGGAAAAGATGTTGGCTCTCCCTCTTATTATCGGACACCGTGGCGCAAGTTACTTGGCGCCGGAAAATACGCTCGCTTCCATTAATCTGGCCTGGCAATCGGGCGTCGAAGCCGTGGAAATTGACGTGCAGATGACGCGCGACAAAAAAATAGTCGTCTTTCACGACGCCGATACAAAGCGTCTGGCCGGCACGCACAAAAAAATTGCCGACAGTCTCTATTCGGATTTGGTGAAATTAGATATCGGCAAGTCAAAAGGGGAAAAATGGGCCGGCGAAAAAATTGCTTTGCTTTCCGATGTGCTAGCCACAATTCCGCCGCACGGGCAAATTTTCATCGAGGTGAAAGGCGGCGAAAAAATGATCCCCCCCCTCGCGGAAATAGTCAATGCCTCCTCGCTCTTGCCGGAGCAAGTGAATTTTTTGGCATTTGATCCTTTCGTCGCTGCTTCCTTAAAAAAAACATTTTCGACCCA
This window contains:
- a CDS encoding glycerophosphodiester phosphodiesterase, producing the protein MLALPLIIGHRGASYLAPENTLASINLAWQSGVEAVEIDVQMTRDKKIVVFHDADTKRLAGTHKKIADSLYSDLVKLDIGKSKGEKWAGEKIALLSDVLATIPPHGQIFIEVKGGEKMIPPLAEIVNASSLLPEQVNFLAFDPFVAASLKKTFSTHIVCLNFEQTIIPLIHTKELLSIILANNLDGVDISVKPPLKSSLIEEIHGQGKKIFVWVVDEPAEAKRLAKIGIDGIISNRPAWLREQLNLSV
- the cadA gene encoding cadmium-translocating P-type ATPase, which encodes MKVKDVVCNMTIEDSAAAGKSEFQGEIYYFCNLNCKQKFDQDPAKYLRTSESVEALPQIIVKPDKSDLPEAVVKKIDLPVSGMSCASCAVTIEKALKHADGVAGASVNFASQKASVTFDASKVDATKLAETIRSAGYEVAEDSITLSIKGMHCASCVSKVEKGLQRVPGVLAANANISTEKADVKFIPDSVSPTDLIKAVQAVGYDAEITQIDADQQDREQKERERHLKTLFRKMTFSAVFSVIILILSITDLFPFAKSIPEQWRFLMLFLLTTPVLLFSGSQFYVSAWKALKHKSADMNTLIAMGTGAAFLYSMVATFVPSFLPENMRHVYFDTTAVIITLILVGRFLEARAKGQTSEAIRKLIGLQAKTARVIRDGKEIDLPIEQVISGDIIFVRPGEKIPVDGVILEGRSSVDESMITGESMPVHKNIGDEVIGATINKTGAFKMKATKVGKDTLLSQIIKLVQEAQGSKAPIQRLADVIAGIFVPVVIALATLAFFIWLIWGPAPSLTYALVTFVTVLIIACPCALGLATPTSIMVGTGKGAENGILIKNAEALEIAHKTRIVVLDKTGTITEGNPRVTDIIKTDQLDKDEVLALAASVETNSEHALAEAIVKAAKAKELKLAETKNFNAIPGMGVVAEINGSKILLGNEKLMREQGLSPEKYSEAMNAFSQTGKTAILVAFADKIVGIIAIADVVKSDSKEAIQKLHELGLEVVMLTGDNEKTAAAIAQQMDIDRYFAEVMPGDKANYVKSLQEEGKIVAMVGDGINDAPALAQADIGIAMGSGTDVAIESGDITLMKSSLHDVVKAIKLSRATMRNIKQNLFGSFIYNSLGIPIAAGTLYPVLGILLSPIIAAAAMAASSVTVVTNALRLRRVKL